A single region of the Salvia miltiorrhiza cultivar Shanhuang (shh) chromosome 8, IMPLAD_Smil_shh, whole genome shotgun sequence genome encodes:
- the LOC131001158 gene encoding non-specific lipid transfer protein GPI-anchored 5-like isoform X2 has product MAKLQFSMIPSLVILAAVSSGAAAQSDGCTNVVVSMSPCLNYGNSSAAPSAACCAQLNTVARSRPECLCQVINSTTLGLSVDQTQAQALPKACSVQTPNCKGGGSSSPGNGSSDAASIRFSTLFAIFLLFTAHIMFLNFSSC; this is encoded by the exons ATGGCAAAGCTACAATTCTCAATGATCCCAAGCCTCGTCATACTCGCCGCAGTTTCCTCCGGGGCGGCGGCGCAATCGGATGGTTGCACCAATGTGGTGGTGAGCATGTCGCCGTGCCTCAACTACGGCAACTCCTCCGCCGCCCCTTCCGCCGCGTGCTGCGCGCAGCTGAACACCGTGGCCCGCTCCCGACCAGAGTGCTTATGTCAAGTAATTAATAGCACTACTCTTGGATTGAGTGTCGACCaaactcaagctcaagctcTCCCCAAAGCTTGTAGTGTCCAAACCCCCAACTGCAAAG GGGGTGGATCATCATCACCTGGAAATGGCTCCTCCGATGCAGCCTCCATTAGATTTAGCACTTTATTtgctatttttcttcttttcacaGCTCatattatgtttttaaatttcagCAGTTGTTGA
- the LOC131001158 gene encoding non-specific lipid transfer protein GPI-anchored 5-like isoform X1: MAKLQFSMIPSLVILAAVSSGAAAQSDGCTNVVVSMSPCLNYGNSSAAPSAACCAQLNTVARSRPECLCQVINSTTLGLSVDQTQAQALPKACSVQTPNCKAASPPGSTPNSGGGSSSPGNGSSDAASIRFSTLFAIFLLFTAHIMFLNFSSC; the protein is encoded by the exons ATGGCAAAGCTACAATTCTCAATGATCCCAAGCCTCGTCATACTCGCCGCAGTTTCCTCCGGGGCGGCGGCGCAATCGGATGGTTGCACCAATGTGGTGGTGAGCATGTCGCCGTGCCTCAACTACGGCAACTCCTCCGCCGCCCCTTCCGCCGCGTGCTGCGCGCAGCTGAACACCGTGGCCCGCTCCCGACCAGAGTGCTTATGTCAAGTAATTAATAGCACTACTCTTGGATTGAGTGTCGACCaaactcaagctcaagctcTCCCCAAAGCTTGTAGTGTCCAAACCCCCAACTGCAAAG cTGCTTCTCCACCCGGTTCAACACCAAATTCAG GGGGTGGATCATCATCACCTGGAAATGGCTCCTCCGATGCAGCCTCCATTAGATTTAGCACTTTATTtgctatttttcttcttttcacaGCTCatattatgtttttaaatttcagCAGTTGTTGA